The following are encoded in a window of Onthophagus taurus isolate NC chromosome 3, IU_Otau_3.0, whole genome shotgun sequence genomic DNA:
- the LOC111422002 gene encoding BRISC complex subunit FAM175B-like gives MVETLSVSLSGTAFSLLLYDNVCSLYNQEGFLLGDITENETQSLTDNDVNMVKKERIIKINTAVPCPNIGFFYDGTGKIDKNKMEEFLGGNLGKVVAWFKFKRANGFRLTVREKIIHKNLSKSFSILDNLFTCCLLTNSLNREHPTHLYSQIFIRYNEMAFQNVSMHIVNLSDPSHTYKNPEITSESSKRLYRSLNFEKKDCYGSDILSKINKAIETRTDEASKQLLEAEERMRQLEKNVMEYQDKIREKNNKLNGCIENGVNFEEGNCNKACSSVND, from the exons atggttGAAACTCTAAGTGTTTCCCTATCGGGGACTGCGTTTTCACTACTTCTTTACGACAACGTTTGTTCGTTGTACAATCAA gaAGGCTTTTTGTTGGGAGATATCACCGAAAATGAAACGCAATCGTTAACTGATAACGATGTTAATATGGTTAAAAAGGagcgaattattaaaataaatacagcAGTTCCTTGTCCAAATAttggatttttttatgatGGAACTGGAAAAATTGATAAGAACAAAATGGAAGAATTTTTAGGTGGCAATTTAGGAAAAGTGGTCGCTTGGTTTAAATTTAAGCGTGCAAACGGTTTTAGACTTACAGTTCGAGAGAAAATAATCCATAAAAACTTATCTAAATCATTCAGTAttcttgataatttatttacgtGTTGTTTATTGACGAATTCATTGAACAGAGAGCACCCGACGCATCTTTATTcgcaaatttttattagataCAATGAAATGgcttttcaaaatgtttcaatgCATATAGTGAACTTATCAGATCCAAGTCATACTTATAAGAATCCAGAAATAACATCAGAAAGTTCTAAAAGACTTTATCGAtctttgaattttgaaaaaaaagatTGTTATGGTAGCGACAtactttcaaaaataaataaagccaTTGAAACAAGAACAGACGAAGCTTCCAAACAATTATTAGAAGCTGAAGAGAGAATGCgacaattagaaaaaaatgttatggaaTACCAAGATAAAATAAGAgagaaaaataacaaattaaatggCTGTATTGAAAATGGAGTTAATTTCGAGGAAGGAAACTGTAATAAAGCTTGTTCTAGTGTTAatgactaa
- the LOC111421999 gene encoding microfibrillar-associated protein 1: MMNPQTTFGIQSTAGAIPIRNEKGELSMQKVKVHRYVSGKRPDYAQDGESSSETDEEDFLDKRNPATIREQTPEREQSDEENLNDPRLRRLKIREVNTEVRPERRRHVIEPEVLEESDSDSDVPLHHNHLPEPKHTLEAPDDEESEVELSDTEIEKRRELLKQRILVKQEEQEFLAKEEEKSDSESSESSEYEEYTDSEEETGPRLKPVFVLKRDRITVIEKEKEALKQKQAEAEQAKLAEERRRQTLRMVEDAIRKENQAKDKDTNEPHINDVCTDDENDEVEYEAWKLRELKRIKRDREEREAVEKERLEIERLRNMTEEERRLESRLNPKMVTNKAIKGKYKFLQKYYHRGAFYLDEDDDVYKRDFSQATLDDHFDKTTLPKVMQVKNFGRSGRTKYTHLVDQDTTQFDSPWVSETSQNLKFHSTQAGGVKQVFGKPSSKKRKLQQ, from the exons atgATGAACCCCCAAACAACATTTGGTATTCAAAGTACAGCGGGTGCAATTCCCATCAGAAATGAAAAAG GTGAATTATCGATGCAAAAAGTTAAAGTGCACCGATACGTATCGGGAAAACGACCGGATTACGCTCAAGACGGTGAAAGTTCATCGGAAACAGACGAGGAAGATTTCTTAGATAAAAGAAATCCGGCAACAATCCGAGAACAAACTCCCGAACGAGAACAAAGCGACGAAGAAAATTTGAACGATCCCCGTTTACGTCGATTAAAAATCCGCGAGGTTAACACTGAAGTTCGTCCAGAAAGACGACGTCACGTAATCGAACCGGAAGTTTTAGAAGAAAGCGATAGCGATTCCGATGTACCGCTTCATCACAATCATTTACCCGAACCTAAACACACTTTAGAAGCCCCCGATGACGAAGAATCCGAAGTGGAATTAAGCGACACCGAAATCGAAAAGCGACGTGAACTATTAAAACAAAGAATTTtagtaaaacaagaagaaCAAGAATTTTTAGCAAAAGAGGAAGAAAAATCCGACTCGGAATCTTCAGAAAGTTCCGAATATGAAGAATACACCGATTCGGAAGAAGAAACCGGCCCAAGATTAAAACCTGTCTTCGTTTTAAAACGAGATCGAATCACCGTcatcgaaaaagaaaaagaagctttaaaacaaaaacaagcGGAAGCCGAACAAGCTAAATTAGCAGAAGAAAGAAGAAGGCAAACACTAAGAATGGTCGAAGATGCCATCAGAAAAGAGAATCAAGCTAAAGATAAAGATACAAACGAACCGCACATTAACGACGTTTGTACGGATGATGAAAACGATGAAGTCGAATACGAAGCATGGAAATTAagagaattaaaaagaattaagagGGATCGTGAAGAACGCGAAGCCGTTGAAAAGGAACGTTTAGAAATTGAAAGATTAAGAAACATGACGGAGGAAGAACGAAGATTAGAATCGAGATTAAATCCGAAAATGGTTACAAATAAGGCGATTAAaggaaaatataaatttttacagaaatattATCATCGCGGTGCTTTCTATTTGGACGAAGACGACGATGTTTATAAAAGAGATTTCTCACAAGCAACATTGGATGATCACTTTGATAAAACAACTCTTCCAAAAGTGATGCAGGTGAAAAATTTTGGTCGATCTGGAAGGACCAAATACACGCATTTAGTCGATCAGGATACGACGCAATTCGATTCGCCTTGGGTTAGCGAAACGTCGCAAAATTTAAAGTTCCATTCGACACAAGCCGGAGGGGTTAAACAAGTTTTTGGGAAACCGTCGTCGAAAAAACGTAAATtgcaacaataa